The genomic window TAACTCACATATATATAATCAGTTGGTGGTGTCCCATCATTGTAATCAATGATAATATGTTCCTTCGTGATGATATGTATTTGTGCTGCTTCACCATCAATTGAAACGTAAAGTGTATCGGTCATCGCATTGTATGAATCAACTTTAACATCCATAACCCTGACATCCCCAGGTCCAACTGGTAACGTGGACCAAGTGCCATCCTCATGTATAGTGAACATACTACCTGATTGTGGCACTCCCCATTTACCTTGCAAAGAAAC from Vagococcus martis includes these protein-coding regions:
- a CDS encoding DUF4950 domain-containing protein encodes the protein MRDKRDIIIVILIVVIFAGGGYFLGTQNKAKNASPHVSSTTSSMKTSVSSTTKQLESSTQTSIKESTKESQRTEPSLSQEEIAFNKMVSLQGKWGVPQSGSMFTIHEDGTWSTLPVGPGDVRVMDVKVDSYNAMTDTLYVSIDGEAAQIHIITKEHIIIDYNDGTPPTDYIYVS